The sequence below is a genomic window from Coffea arabica cultivar ET-39 chromosome 4c, Coffea Arabica ET-39 HiFi, whole genome shotgun sequence.
TATAGTTCTGCAAAAGGTAGTCTTTTCCATCTATAACTTCCCTCAACTCATTAACTTCCCTTCGCAGCATTTCAATTTTGCCACCGTTTCTGTCTTTCTCCAAGGAATCCAAATGTCCCTCAACTTCGGAATactcattcaaatggccattcCTTAGTTCAGCAGGCCAAACAGGTGCGGAGCTAAGCTTATCACCACAATTGTCTTGTCCCACACAATGATCTGCAATTACTTTCCTCAACCTCTGTATTTCTCTCTCTGAGTCAAACAGATCTCTGTTTGCAGCATCTAGCAGTGCTTGCAGCTGGGTAGAGTGTGTTAGCTGAGTGCTGAGGGAATTCTGCAGTTCTACAATCTGATCTTGCATCTCTATTATCATGTCATCCCGTCTCTTCAGCTGTTGCCTCAGCTTCTGAATCACTTCTCGATTACTGAAAATGTCAGAACCAGCTTCAGAGACGCAAGGTGAATCAGAACTGTTAGAATGGTGGAATGGTTTCTGAGGAAGCTCAAGGCGGTCAGGAGATGACGCCCAGATTACCCCATTCTCTTTGCTGAACTCAGAAGAAGAAACTTTAACAAGAGGCAGTGCCATTTCAGGTTCTGACAGAACTTGGCCATTGCGCTGCTGTTTGATCTCCATTACATTCACAGATCCTATTCATTAATCAATTACCAGAAATTACACAAAATGAACCAGAGAATTATATAGGGACATAAATAAAATCCTGAATACATCCAGAATCAGCAAAAAGGTCTTTAAGTTTTCATGGAActacataaaaaaaattttgaggagaTATTCCTTATAATACAGAAAGACAAGAATCTAAGATGTGAAGCAACCACTCCACAAAGAACAGCAGCAAGACCAATATAAACCTAAAAGAAGGTGGAGGTAAACATATACCGGACAATCAATATCCAGGAGAAATTTAAAAGACAAATCaagcaatttttcatttttcattcagGAGAAATTTAAAAGACAAAAGAACCATTTTTCATCTTTGAAGTGTCAATTCTATGAAAATTgtgcaaaacaagcaaatgcaTCTTATTTCTCGGACATAGTTGTAAGAATACCCCCACATGTATGAAACAGCACCGATTGCATGCCCTACCAAAGTGTGCATCAAGCAACAACCATGTTCAGCTGGAGCAATAACCTATATACCAAAAATCTGAATGGATATTTGttctaaaaaaggaaaataacttCCAGCTGAAGGGGAATTAAGGCTAGAGAGAAGCCAGACCAGAAAGGCAATTGCAGCAAGCATTCCCATCTTGATGAAAAG
It includes:
- the LOC113739826 gene encoding uncharacterized protein, whose product is MKPIANGVPRTQRQKGFQSEGPNWVLIAGGALLSTLSIRLGYKLKQVLDMKPPDNTSNSLKGSGKFTERKKSGSCSLHPNAYSFHQDGNACCNCLSGSVNVMEIKQQRNGQVLSEPEMALPLVKVSSSEFSKENGVIWASSPDRLELPQKPFHHSNSSDSPCVSEAGSDIFSNREVIQKLRQQLKRRDDMIIEMQDQIVELQNSLSTQLTHSTQLQALLDAANRDLFDSEREIQRLRKVIADHCVGQDNCGDKLSSAPVWPAELRNGHLNEYSEVEGHLDSLEKDRNGGKIEMLRREVNELREVIDGKDYLLQNYKEQKSELSMKIKELQQRLDSQLPNIL